The genomic window GAGTAGTCAGGTTCCCGGTTTTGTATAGTAGCATCAATATCAACCACGATAAGCTCATCAACTTCCTTTTCATTAAAAATACGGACGGCATTAATCGGATCGCCCACATACTTAGGGCTGCCGAACTGAACCGTTTTGACCAGGCCGCCGTTTTTAACCAATAGACAGGGTATTATTCTGGGACGCAACATATTTAATAAGTGAGGAGTGAGGAGTAAGGAGATATAAACAAAGATGATGTATTTTACTCCTAACTATTCACTCCTGACTTTATTCACATTTCCGCAAAGTTTTTCAACAGCTGAATCCCCCACTGATGGCTCTTCTCAGGATGAAACTGGACACCATAGATATTCCCGGCCCGCACCGCCGAGGCAAAGTGACCGTTGTAGTCTGTAGTAGCCAACACATTTTCCGGATTGCCCGGCGCAAAGTAATAGGAGTGCAGAAAGTAGAACCGGGGGGCCGTCATGCCTTTGAACAGACATTCCGTATCACGCGGGATCACGTCATTCCATCCCATGTGAGGCAGGTGGGTCTTCTGGCTGAAGCCTGTCTCGTCAAAGCGCTTCACTTCCGCATCAAGCCAGCCAAGCCCATCCAACACACCCTCATCGCTTCTCCTGGCCATCATCTGCATGCCCACGCAAATCCCTAAAACCGGTTTGCCCTT from Nitrospirota bacterium includes these protein-coding regions:
- the hisH gene encoding imidazole glycerol phosphate synthase subunit HisH, giving the protein MISIVDYGLGNINAFANIYKRLNIDASIAATPEELRPAEKIILPGVGAFDWAMSRLNESGMRDVLDDLVVSKGKPVLGICVGMQMMARRSDEGVLDGLGWLDAEVKRFDETGFSQKTHLPHMGWNDVIPRDTECLFKGMTAPRFYFLHSYYFAPGNPENVLATTDYNGHFASAVRAGNIYGVQFHPEKSHQWGIQLLKNFAEM